ATAATCCTGCCCCAGgtttacaatatcatattataacagggaaaaaaatgtatatactgcatgtattaatactgcaaagaaaaatgcaggtcatacaacaacatacaacaatacaatacagGACTGCAGGTCatgcaaaaacatacaatacaacAAATACACTGTAACTAAATtgcaaaataatttattcaggTTTCCTCTGTTCTGTATTggtcaaatattgttttctcgtatcttttttaacttttaatattaTGGCACATAATATTATGGGACAGTTTCCCCCACTTTAATGGTAAATTGTTGAGTATTTACTACTAAATACGCAACAAAAACGCTATTAACtcctgtttaaaataaaatctgctaAAATGACCTTGTCCTGCTCTTTTAgtaatttattttgaaactaAAAGACTTTATACTCCTGACATATTTATGCTGTTGTTGAGAAGAACAATCAAAAGAGTAACTGCGCTCTTATTCTTTTAATGATACACTCCTGATTAGGCCCTGTTGACATGTGCCGCAAGTGTGCTGCTGATATGGCTGCCTtggtaattttaaaaaatgaaatattcagttttgtgattaaaaactaaatgagttttcttttaatttaatctcAGTACATGCTACTGAGGACTCAGGATCAAGATGAAAATGTTGCGTTGGAGGCCTGTGAGTTCTGGCTTACCCTGGCGGAGCAGCCAGTGTGTAAGGAAGTGCTGAGTGGCCACCTCTCCcagtaagaaaacacacacacccacacacacacacacacacacacacaccacaactcATATTGAAAGCTGTTGATTCATAGAAACCTTGGCAGTTAGTATCTGAAGACCTTGTCATAGGTTGATATTCTTCTTCCCCGCGTCAGTGCGACTGATTAAGAGCCTTGGCTGTTGACCTCAGATATAACATCTGTCACCACACTGTTAAATTAAACTGCACCACAGCAGGGATCAGATGTGAGAGATGGCTTGTGGCCGCCGACCTATCCTTGCCCTTTGTTCTCCTAATTATTCCCTCTGGTTTCCGCTCCAGGCTCACTCCGGTGCTTGTCAACGGGATGAAGTACTCTGAGATTGACATTATCCTGCTCAAGGTCAGTTTATATAGCCTGATGTCTGTACCCGTGGGTAAGACGATGAATTGCCCCATCACTCAGAATGACATGCAGGTCAATTAAGtggtttgtgtgactgtgttatgtacaaacacacaagttTTATCCATTTCACCGCAAACATTTGTAGACGTTGGTGTTATTACAAACGTGACCGCCATGGATAATCTGATTTTATTGAGACTGAACTTCCGAGGTGGTTGTGATTGTTCTTTAAACACACATGTAATGTACTGTTGTAGTCCATCCATGGTTCAGCCATGTTAAAACTAATGTCGCCACAACATACATCTCTTTCATCCCTGACGTTCGCCATCAGGGCGACATTGAGGAAGATGAGGCAATTCCTGACAACGAGCAAGACATCAGACCACGCTTCCACCGGTCGCGCACAGTTGCCCAGCAGCATGAGGGTGATGGGattgaggaagatgaagatgaggatgatgaactGGATGATGATGACACTATTTCTGACTGGAACCTGCGTGAGTTCAGCGTCTGTGCACATGGAACCGCTTAGATCTCTGTCCAACTATTGTGTCCTCCTTTACTTTCGCCCTTTCTCTTTACTGAGTGTATTGatgacttgttttgtgtttttgtgtactGTGCCTGTGACGTCTGTTTGATGTTTTTCCGCACACTTCTGCGGTTGTATGTgtgcctttcttcttctctccataCGTTAGGTAAgtgttcagcagcagcattggACGTGTTGGCCAACGTGTTCAGGGATGATCTGTTGCTGCACCTTCTGCCCCTCCTCAAAGAGCTGCTCTTCCATCCAGAGTGGGTGGTAAAGGAGTCTGGCATCCTTGTGCTGGGGGCTATAGCTGAAGGTaaatagagaaaagaaagaaggataaAATTAGAGACTGACCTTAGGGAGTCCGGTCCTCCTCAGAATATAAAATCAGAGGAAACGGCTGCCTGAGTTGACACTGTTCTTATCCCTGTCTCGTCTCCAGGCTGTATGCAGGGCATGATCCCATACCTGCCTGAGCTCATTCCCCATCTCGTCCAGTGTTTGTCTGACAAGAAGGCCCTGGTGCGTTCAATCACCTGCTGGACACTGAGCCGCTATGCCCACTGGGTTGTCAGCCAGCCCCCAGATACTTACCTGAAGCCCCTTATGACAGAGCTGCTCAAACGTATTCTGGACAGCAACAAGCGTGTGCAGGAGGCTGCTTGCAGGTAAAACCCATGTCATTTTACGGCCCATTAGGATCCCTCCACTGCATTTGTGCTgccaacacatttgcatttgtcgATTTCAGCGttgaaatgcacacacattgcTCCAGTCACACATTGATTGCTGTACagtgttttcttccctctccaCTTTTTAATCTCTCCTAAACCAGTGCCTTTGCCACTTTGGAGGAGGAGGCTTGTACGGAGCTGGTGCCATACCTGGCATTCATCCTTGACACACTGGTGTTCGCTTTCAACAAGTACCAGCACAAAAATCTGCTTATTCTTTATGATGCCATAGGAACGCTGGCAGACTCAGTTGGACACCATTTGAATAAACCGGTATGCAGAATCATGGACTctgtttcacttcacttttttaaGTGAATGTTAAATTAGCAATTACTGTTTAttcctttttcctcattttacttttttattgtaatgaACTTTTACCCTTAATTACTTATTGCTAGCATTGGTAATTGTAGATGTTATAGTTAAATCTATGATATCCAGTAGGGAAATTAGTAACAAATCCCACACACTTTCTAGATGAATCTGTTTAAACATATGGGTGATTGCACTAATGTCTGTAATTATTATTCTCATTTATTATTTCCATACTGTCTCTATGTGAATACTTATTTAATCTGTGTCATCTATCAGGAGTACATCCAGATGTTGATGCCTCCACTGATCCAAAAATGGAATCAGCtgaaagatgaagacaaagatcTCTTCCCTTTATTAGAAGTGAGTTTCTAATCTGCACTTCCTGCCTGCGTTTGTTGAGTTACTCCAAGTTCTGTGATCACTAACTGTATCTTCCCCCTGTCTGCTTTCCTCAGTGTCTGTCCTCAGTGGCCACTGCCCTGCAGAGTGGCTTCCTGCCCTACTGTGAGCCTGTGTACCAACGCTGTGTCAACCTGGTCCAGAAAACCCTCGCTCAGGCCATGGTGATAAGCGCAGCACTCTTAAATGTGTTAACATGTGCATACACTCACTCGAGACTTAATTATTAACCACAACATTGGAACCccaagttttttttacccttaCTTCAACCAGATTAAACTTTACAATATTAATTTAGAGCAGCTTTAACATTGGATCAAATGATCATGTGTGTTGCGTACGGAATCACTCggagtgacaaacacacaaacgtcCCTAACAATACAATCATCAGGTGGACACATACAAATCAGTGATTATGTTGATCCATCTGCTCGATGTGTGAATAGGAAATATTTTGGTTACATGTTGAGCATATCAACTTTTATAGGGTAAGAAGAGGTCAGTGATTACAGTTTATTACACTGCACCAaagtgggggggaaatgaatgaatgcaagTTTAAACGTGTACAGGTAAACTACCGGAAATGTAGATTCAGGATCGAGAACTGACTCGACAACTtcctcatttacaaaaaaaaaaaaaaagattgtaattCAATTGTTCAATAGTTCATCACACGTCAATCTAATTTTAACTTCTATAATCCGCACATTCTAGCTTCATCAGTCGCAGCCTGACCAGTACGAGGCCCCTGACAAAGACTTCATGATCGTGGCGTTGGATCTTCTTAGTGGACTTGCTGAGGGTCTGGGAGGTACCATTGAGGAGCTAGTTGCTCGTAGCAACATCCTCACCCTCATGTATCAATGCATGCAGGTGAAGAGCTGTCAAAGTGTGCAACATGTCCCTTATCTGATGAACTGATAGTCACCGACATTATTGTTTACTCCGTCTGTTCAGGACAAAATGCCCGAAGTGCGACAGAGTTCGTTTGCTCTGCTGGGGGATCTGACTAAAGCTTGTTTCCAGCATGTCAAACCCTGTATCGGTATGTTCTGTGTAGCTGACTCTGGAAcagtgtttgtcagtgagttTTTAGTCTGTTGCTAAGTTGGCCCACTTTCCTTCTTCCAGCTGATTTCATGCCCATACTGGGCACTAATTTAAACCCAGAGTTAATATCAGTGTGCAACAATGCGACATGGGCAATTGGAGAGATATCTATACAAATGGGTGAGTGCTTCACTTTTAACACATTCACAATTTATGATTTACACCATATATTGTGTTGTGAAAATATAGTCACCAGAGTGCACAGATGACAGATTCTGTCATTGCTTATTTCTCCTCCACATGCAGGGTCTGAAATGCAGCCGTACGTCGCCATGGTGCTGCACCAGCTGGTGGAGATCATTAACAGGCCCAATACCCCAAAGACTCTGCTGGAAAACACAGGTACCACTCGGTGGCAGTGCTGAGCTAGCCAGCCAGGTCACCACATACACAGGAAGGTGCTCACACACTCAGCTCCATTCAACCAGGATTCAACACACTCATTAGGGTGCGTGTCCTGCCCTTCCCAAGCCCTGAGCCTTACAGGTTTCGCTGGTTTCACCaaagtacagtatgtcaaaTATTTCATCTGATTTGCGACCTGGCAGATTGCTGCCTGCAAATGTTgatcaaagaaaatgaaacccCGGGCAAGCCCTGGTTTGAAATTCTTGGCAATCTTGAATCGAGCGAGCCCTGCAAGTGCCCAGTCTTTGGATTAACTGATGTGGTCGGACTGTGCACCATCGGGTGAAGTAGAATATTGTAACAAAAGAAGGTAAAGCAAAGGCAGGGTGTGAGATACACAGATCCTGCCTCACAAAGTAACACAGTTACGGACTTCAGACATAGTTactgaacattttaataataactaCTCATGAATGATTGCGAGAACACTTGAACCGACCAAATTTAGGGCACCTAGCCTTGagcattctttaaaaa
The sequence above is a segment of the Scophthalmus maximus strain ysfricsl-2021 chromosome 2, ASM2237912v1, whole genome shotgun sequence genome. Coding sequences within it:
- the tnpo1 gene encoding transportin-1; translated protein: MECEWKPDEQGLQQILQLLKESQSPDTSTQRSVQQRLEQLNQYPDFNNYLIFVLTKLKSEDEPTRSLSGLILKNNVKAHYQNFPNGVSDFIKSECLQNIGDSSPLIRATVGILITTIASKGELQNWPELLPKLCLLLDSEDYNTCEGAFGALQKICEDSAEILDSDMLDRPLNIMIPKFLQFFKHNSPKIRSHAIACVNQFIISRTQALMLHIDSFIENLFALATDEEPEVRKNVCRALVMLLEVRLDRLLPHMHNIIEYMLLRTQDQDENVALEACEFWLTLAEQPVCKEVLSGHLSQLTPVLVNGMKYSEIDIILLKGDIEEDEAIPDNEQDIRPRFHRSRTVAQQHEGDGIEEDEDEDDELDDDDTISDWNLRKCSAAALDVLANVFRDDLLLHLLPLLKELLFHPEWVVKESGILVLGAIAEGCMQGMIPYLPELIPHLVQCLSDKKALVRSITCWTLSRYAHWVVSQPPDTYLKPLMTELLKRILDSNKRVQEAACSAFATLEEEACTELVPYLAFILDTLVFAFNKYQHKNLLILYDAIGTLADSVGHHLNKPEYIQMLMPPLIQKWNQLKDEDKDLFPLLECLSSVATALQSGFLPYCEPVYQRCVNLVQKTLAQAMLHQSQPDQYEAPDKDFMIVALDLLSGLAEGLGGTIEELVARSNILTLMYQCMQDKMPEVRQSSFALLGDLTKACFQHVKPCIADFMPILGTNLNPELISVCNNATWAIGEISIQMGSEMQPYVAMVLHQLVEIINRPNTPKTLLENTAITIGRLGYVCPQEVAPMLQQFIRPWCTSLRNIRDNEEKDSAFRGICTMISVNPGGVVQDFIFFCDAVASWVNPNDDLRDMFCKILHGFKNQVGEDNWRRFSDQFPMPLKERLATFYGV